In Juglans microcarpa x Juglans regia isolate MS1-56 chromosome 4S, Jm3101_v1.0, whole genome shotgun sequence, a single window of DNA contains:
- the LOC121263678 gene encoding monogalactosyldiacylglycerol synthase, chloroplastic-like isoform X2: protein MHLGGSTASQEAICVLDLVSQLGRFAFDTRLHTSGSDGCNSFLSNFLYYEALDGSEKRFFRASLSLGVRSASGIRSILNDFNRFIKFRCERLPIGFASARVGLGNNNGLREDGCGVLADDGLALDAVVAEAPKKVLILMSDTGGGHRASAEAIKTAFHEEFGQEYQVFVTDLWTDHTPWPFNQLPRSYNFLVKHGTLWKMTYYASAPRVVHQSNFAATSAFIAREVAKGLMKYQPDIIISVHPLMQHVPLRILRSKGLLKKIVFTTVVTDLSTCHPTWFHKLVTRCYCPSAEVAKRALKAGLHASQIKVYGLPVRPSFIKPVRQKFELRRELGMDENLPAVLLMGGGEGMGPIEATARALGDALYDENLGDPIGQVLVICGHNKKLASKLLSIDWKVPVQHLVLFGEGLPSSLWYCS from the exons ATGCATCTCGGTGGTTCCACCGCATCCCAAGAAGCCATTTGTGTCCTCGATTTGGTATCCCAATTGGGTCGCTTTGCATTCGACACGAGGCTCCACACCTCTGGCTCGGATGGGTGCAATTCCTTCCTCTCCAATTTCCTCTACTACGAAGCCCTTGATGGTTCAGAGAAGCGCTTCTTTCGGGCCTCACTGAGTTTAGGTGTTAGAAGCGCTTCTGGTATTAGGAGTATTTTGAACGACTTCAACAGATTTATAAAGTTCCGTTGCGAGAGACTTCCAATTGGGTTCGCCTCGGCTCGGGTTGGCTTGGGGAACAATAATGGGCTTAGAGAAGATGGGTGTGGTGTATTGGCGGACGATGGCTTGGCATTAGACGCTGTGGTGGCTGAGGCCCCCAAAAAGGTTTTGATTTTGATGAGTGACACCGGTGGGGGTCACCGGGCTTCGGCCGAAGCTATAAAGACCGCGTTTCATGAAGAATTTGGGCAAGAGTATCAG GTGTTTGTTACCGATTTATGGACGGATCATACTCCTTGGCCATTTAATCAACTTCCCAGGAGCTATAATTTCCTGGTGAAACACGGGACCTTGTGGAAAATGACATACTATGCAAGTGCTCCACGCGTGGTGCATCAGTCTAACTTTGCTGCAACTTCAGCATTTATAGCTCG AGAGGTTGCTAAAGGACTGATGAAATACCAACCGGATATTATAATCAGTGTGCATCCACTGATGCAGCATGTTCCTCTTCGAATCTTGAGGTCCAAGGGTCTTTTGAAGAAGATTGTCTTCACGACCGTAGTCACAGATCTAAGCACTTGCCATCCTACATG GTTTCACAAGCTTGTAACCAGATGCTATTGCCCATCAGCAGAGGTAGCGAAGAGGGCCTTAAAAGCTGGACTCCATGCATCCCAAATTAAGGTTTATGGACTTCCTGTGCGACCCTCCTTCATCAAGCCTGTTCGTCAGAAG TTTGAGCTAAGGAGAGAACTAGGAATGGACGAGAATCTTCCTGCTGTGTTGCTGATGGGAGGAGGAGAAGGGATGGGCCCTATTGAGGCTACTGCTCGAGCTCTTGGAGATGCATTATATGATGAGAATCTTGGGGATCCTATAGGTCAGGTGCTTGTGATATGTGGCCATAATAAAAAGCTTGCCAGCAAATTGCTTTCTATAGATTGGAAGGTTCCTGTCCAG CATTTGGTGCTCTTTGGAGAGGGCCTTCCCAGCTCTCTATGgtattgcagctaa
- the LOC121263678 gene encoding monogalactosyldiacylglycerol synthase, chloroplastic-like isoform X1, whose product MHLGGSTASQEAICVLDLVSQLGRFAFDTRLHTSGSDGCNSFLSNFLYYEALDGSEKRFFRASLSLGVRSASGIRSILNDFNRFIKFRCERLPIGFASARVGLGNNNGLREDGCGVLADDGLALDAVVAEAPKKVLILMSDTGGGHRASAEAIKTAFHEEFGQEYQVFVTDLWTDHTPWPFNQLPRSYNFLVKHGTLWKMTYYASAPRVVHQSNFAATSAFIAREVAKGLMKYQPDIIISVHPLMQHVPLRILRSKGLLKKIVFTTVVTDLSTCHPTWFHKLVTRCYCPSAEVAKRALKAGLHASQIKVYGLPVRPSFIKPVRQKFELRRELGMDENLPAVLLMGGGEGMGPIEATARALGDALYDENLGDPIGQVLVICGHNKKLASKLLSIDWKVPVQVKGFVTKMEECMGACDCIITKAGPGTIAEAMIRGLPIILNGYIAGQEVGNVPYVVENGCGKFSKSPKEIANFVAEWFGPKAEELKAMSLNAMKLARPDAVFKIVHDLHDLVKVRSFVPH is encoded by the exons ATGCATCTCGGTGGTTCCACCGCATCCCAAGAAGCCATTTGTGTCCTCGATTTGGTATCCCAATTGGGTCGCTTTGCATTCGACACGAGGCTCCACACCTCTGGCTCGGATGGGTGCAATTCCTTCCTCTCCAATTTCCTCTACTACGAAGCCCTTGATGGTTCAGAGAAGCGCTTCTTTCGGGCCTCACTGAGTTTAGGTGTTAGAAGCGCTTCTGGTATTAGGAGTATTTTGAACGACTTCAACAGATTTATAAAGTTCCGTTGCGAGAGACTTCCAATTGGGTTCGCCTCGGCTCGGGTTGGCTTGGGGAACAATAATGGGCTTAGAGAAGATGGGTGTGGTGTATTGGCGGACGATGGCTTGGCATTAGACGCTGTGGTGGCTGAGGCCCCCAAAAAGGTTTTGATTTTGATGAGTGACACCGGTGGGGGTCACCGGGCTTCGGCCGAAGCTATAAAGACCGCGTTTCATGAAGAATTTGGGCAAGAGTATCAG GTGTTTGTTACCGATTTATGGACGGATCATACTCCTTGGCCATTTAATCAACTTCCCAGGAGCTATAATTTCCTGGTGAAACACGGGACCTTGTGGAAAATGACATACTATGCAAGTGCTCCACGCGTGGTGCATCAGTCTAACTTTGCTGCAACTTCAGCATTTATAGCTCG AGAGGTTGCTAAAGGACTGATGAAATACCAACCGGATATTATAATCAGTGTGCATCCACTGATGCAGCATGTTCCTCTTCGAATCTTGAGGTCCAAGGGTCTTTTGAAGAAGATTGTCTTCACGACCGTAGTCACAGATCTAAGCACTTGCCATCCTACATG GTTTCACAAGCTTGTAACCAGATGCTATTGCCCATCAGCAGAGGTAGCGAAGAGGGCCTTAAAAGCTGGACTCCATGCATCCCAAATTAAGGTTTATGGACTTCCTGTGCGACCCTCCTTCATCAAGCCTGTTCGTCAGAAG TTTGAGCTAAGGAGAGAACTAGGAATGGACGAGAATCTTCCTGCTGTGTTGCTGATGGGAGGAGGAGAAGGGATGGGCCCTATTGAGGCTACTGCTCGAGCTCTTGGAGATGCATTATATGATGAGAATCTTGGGGATCCTATAGGTCAGGTGCTTGTGATATGTGGCCATAATAAAAAGCTTGCCAGCAAATTGCTTTCTATAGATTGGAAGGTTCCTGTCCAG GTGAAGGGATTTGTCACCAAAATGGAGGAATGCATGGGAGCTTGTGATTGCATCATCACAAAG GCTGGCCCAGGGACTATTGCAGAGGCCATGATCCGAGGCCTCCCTATTATTCTGAATGGTTATATTGCTGGCCAG GAGGTTGGAAACGTGCCATATGTAGTTGAAAATGGATGTGGGAAATTCTCTAAATCGCCAAAAGAGATAGCAAATTTTGTTGCCGAGTGGTTTGGTCCGAAAGCTGAAGAGCTTAAGGCCATGTCCCTAAATGCAATGAAGCTGGCTCGGCCTGATGCTGTTTTCAAGATCGTTCATGATCTTCACGATCTTGTTAAAGTAAGAAGTTTCGTACCCCACTAA
- the LOC121263676 gene encoding eukaryotic translation initiation factor 3 subunit B-like — MADVMLMKEIETTADRLGIDLATVDLDSISLPPGQDFGIVSDDEDVLQGGDNPELDIGFGNIIIVDNLPVVPREKFDKLEGVIRKIYSQIGVIKEDGLWMPIDPETQKTLGYCFIEFNSPLEAELAREKTNGYKLDRSHIFAVNMFDEFDTFMKVPDKWAPPEFTPYTSGENLQHWLTDEKARDQFVIRAGSDTEVLWNDARHLKPEPVYKRAFWTESFVQWSPLGTYLATVHRQGAAVWGGASTFNRLMRYAHPQVKLVDFSPGERYLVTYSSHEPSNPRDANRVVINIFDVRTGKVMRDFKGSADDFAIGGTGGVAGVSWPVFRWAGGKEDKYFARIGKNIISVYETETFSLIDKKSLKVENVVDFCWSPTDPILALFVPELGDHPARVSLMQIPSKDELRQKNLFSVSDCKMYWQSNGDYLAVKVDRYTKTKKSTYTGFELFRVRERDIPIEVFELENKNDKIIAFAWEPKGHRFAVIHGDNPRPDISFYSMRSANNTDKVKKLTTLKGKQANALFWSPTGRFVILAGLKGFNGQLEFYNVDELETMATAEHFMATDIEWDPTGRYVATAVTSVHEMENGFNIWSFNGKLLYRILKDHFFQFLWRPRPPSFLSPEKEEEIAKNLKKYSKKYEAEDQDVSMLLSEQDREKRRMLKEEWDKWLNEWKRLHEEEKLERQTLRDGEVSDEEEEYEAKEVEVEEILDVSEEVLSFEE; from the exons ATGGCAGACGTGATGTTGATGAAAGAAATAGAGACAACAGCGGATCGGCTCGGAATCGATCTCGCTACTGTAGACCTTGACTCCATTAGCTTGCCTCCTGGCCAAGATTTTGGCATAGTAAG CGATGACGAAGATGTCCTTCAAGGCGGGGACAATCCAGAGTTAGACATTGGGTTTggaaatataattattgttgaTAACCTTCCTGTTGTTCCTCGGGAGAAGTTTGATAAGCTTGAAGGTGTTATACGAAAAATCTACAGTCAGATTGGCGTGATTAAGGAGGACGGGCTATGGATGCCTATTGATCCCGAGACTCAAAAAACGTTGGGTTATtgctttattgagtttaacAGCCCTCTg GAAGCTGAGCTTGCCAGGGAGAAGACAAATGGTTACAAGTTAGACAGGTCTCATATTTTTGCCGTGAACATGTTTGATGAATTTGATACATTCATGAAAGTTCCAGATAAGTGGGCCCCTCCTGAATTTACGCCATATACTTCAGGG GAAAATCTTCAACACTGGTTGACTGATGAAAAAGCTCGTGATCAGTTTGTGATTCGTGCTGGTTCAGATACTGAGGTTTTATGGAATGATGCGAGGCACCTGAAGCCTGAGCCTGTTTACAAGCGTGCT TTCTGGACTGAGAGTTTTGTTCAGTGGTCCCCACTGGGGACTTACTTGGCAACAGTTCATCGGCAAGGTGCTGCAGTTTGGGGAGGTGCCAGTACCTTCAATCGCCTCATGCGTTATGCGCACCCTCAG GTTAAACTTGTTGATTTTTCCCCTGGCGAGCGATATTTAGTGACCTACAGTAGCCATGAACCAAGTAATCCTCGGGATGCAAAT AGGGTcgtgataaatatttttgatgTGAGAACTGGAAAAGTGATGAGAGATTTCAAAGGAAGTGCCGATGACTTTGCTATTGGAGGAACTGGTGGTGTTGCAGGGGTGTCATGGCCTGTTTTCAG ATGGGCTGGCGGAAAAGAGGACAAATATTTTGCCAGAATTGGGAAAAACATAATCTCTGTCTATGAAACAGAGACCTTTTCTCTCATTGACAAGAAATCACTGAAAGTTGAAAATGTTGTGGATTTCTGTTGGTCACCAACTGATCCAATTCTTGCACTCTTTGTTCCTGAACTGGGGGACCATCCTGCTAGG GTGAGTCTTATGCAAATCCCAAGTAAAGATGAGTTAAGGCAGAAGAATCTTTTCAGTGTTAGTGATTGTAAAATGTACTGGCAAAGCAATGGGGATTATCTAGCTGTTAAGGTTGATCGatatacaaaaacaaagaaaagcacTTACACAGGCTTTGAGCTTTTCCGTGTAAGAGAACGGGATATTCCGATTGAGGTTTTTGAGCTTGAGAATAAGAATGACAAGATAATTGCCTTTGCTTGGGAGCCAAAAGGCCACAGGTTTGCTGTTATCCATGGCGATAACCCAAGACCCGATATAAGTTTTTACTCTATGCGTTCTGCAAACAACACAGACAAGGTTAAGAAGCTCACAACCCTGAAAGGCAAGCAGGCAAATGCTCTTTTCTGGTCACCTACTGGTCGCTTCGTAATACTTGCAGGATTGAAGGGTTTTAATGGACAGTTGGAATTTTATAATGTTGATGAGCTTGAAACTATGGCAACAGCTGAGCATTTTATGGCTACAGATATTGAATGGGATCCGACAGGAAG gtaTGTTGCAACTGCAGTGACTTCAGTTCATGAGATGGAAAATGGTTTCAACATATGGTCCTTCAATGGAAAGCTACTTTATAGGATCCTGAAGGATCATTTCTTTCAG TTCTTGTGGCGCCCAAGGCCACCATCATTCCTGAGTCCTGAGAAGGAGGAGGAAATTGCAAAGAATTTAAAGAAGTACAGTAAAAAGTATGAGGCAGAGGACCAGGACGTTTCGATGCTATTGAGTGAGCAGGATCGGGAGAAGCGGAGGATGTTAAAGGAGGAGTGGGACAAGTGGCTCAACGAGTGGAAGCGGTTgcatgaagaagaaaaactggAGAGGCAGACACTGAGGGACGGAGAAGTGAGCGACGAAGAGGAAGAGTACGAGGCAAAAGAAGTCGAAGTTGAGGAGATATTGGATGTTTCAGAGGAGGTACTTTCTTTTGAGGAGTGA